In Bacteroidales bacterium, one genomic interval encodes:
- a CDS encoding UpxY family transcription antiterminator: protein MNYEPFWHVVYTMPRNEKKVAAKLNDLSYNYYLPLTQQIKEYKNKKQKVEQPIFPGYIFIYVKPGFRHHITNIKEVLYFVRFNNEYAKINEDEINALRILLENLRHTSGLLVKDLSKSGQSCEIKYGALKGFKGKIIGKNGSSKLKVEISALNKMVIVKIDDIIINENALIKEHETLLQ, encoded by the coding sequence ATGAATTATGAACCTTTTTGGCATGTAGTATACACAATGCCCCGAAACGAAAAAAAAGTTGCTGCAAAACTCAATGATTTATCCTATAATTACTATTTGCCTTTAACACAACAAATCAAAGAATATAAGAACAAGAAACAAAAAGTAGAACAACCCATATTTCCTGGCTATATATTTATTTATGTTAAACCTGGTTTTCGCCATCACATTACCAATATTAAAGAAGTACTATATTTTGTCAGATTCAATAATGAATATGCTAAAATTAACGAAGATGAAATCAATGCCTTAAGAATCCTATTAGAAAATCTGAGACATACATCTGGTTTATTAGTCAAAGATTTAAGTAAATCTGGACAGTCATGCGAAATAAAATATGGTGCACTTAAAGGATTCAAAGGAAAGATTATTGGTAAAAACGGTAGTTCTAAACTAAAAGTTGAAATTTCAGCCCTTAATAAGATGGTAATTGTAAAAATAGATGACATTATTATAAACGAAAACGCCTTAATAAAAGAGCACGAAACCCTCTTACAATAA
- a CDS encoding NAD(P)/FAD-dependent oxidoreductase yields MNTYDVIIIGSGLGGLTAAATLAKEGLSVLVLEQYNRLGGFGQSYTKKGYTFDTAIHAIWFWDEISSILEEFGEKLEVVPARTCDRILFKDGTEFNATSIPEMQEQISKLVPNEAAGVAKYYQNLINSQKVLVELLHNPNDWNLKIEFVKYSKLWKSTLEGAVKDCVSTVKAQDLLFGYHDSYLFNYSWNYPAYHLFCTKYLYDGYSPVGGSQPIVDVLVRATQKMGGELRTNAMVKHIIVENGEAKGVEIEGGDKIFAKKGVISNADALLTYEKMIGYDHLPDDIIKNIKKWKNIVPSLSYYILNCGVDIDVKETYGMKGDLTIYYPENNIMEGLKKIDMGKLDDDFWLWMVFPTNNDKTLAPPGHSVAIFSILVPYDIANHSEVSEEYDFDGFRPKGSKGEKYYAFKEELIEKILKRADEVYPGISSHITYKDFITPQTIEHLTLNHKGSTLGFKVIPELEKTAMKGFDMNIGCKIKSSINKLYMASGWAETGFSAPGVIAAGREAAFDILGKRGKSIIIDHNHRMNRLTKK; encoded by the coding sequence ATGAATACTTACGATGTAATTATTATTGGTTCTGGGCTAGGTGGGCTAACCGCCGCAGCAACACTCGCAAAAGAAGGCTTATCAGTTCTTGTATTAGAGCAGTATAATCGCTTGGGAGGGTTTGGTCAATCTTACACCAAAAAAGGGTATACGTTTGATACAGCAATACATGCAATTTGGTTTTGGGATGAAATATCGTCTATATTAGAAGAATTTGGTGAAAAACTCGAAGTAGTGCCCGCCCGAACATGCGATAGAATACTATTTAAAGATGGTACTGAATTTAATGCCACAAGTATACCCGAAATGCAGGAGCAAATTTCAAAATTAGTTCCTAACGAAGCAGCTGGTGTTGCAAAATATTACCAGAATTTAATTAATTCACAAAAGGTTTTAGTTGAATTACTTCATAATCCTAACGACTGGAATTTAAAAATAGAATTTGTTAAATATTCTAAATTATGGAAAAGCACTTTAGAGGGAGCTGTTAAAGATTGCGTTTCAACAGTTAAGGCTCAGGATTTATTATTTGGCTATCACGATAGCTATTTATTCAATTACAGTTGGAATTACCCTGCATACCATTTGTTTTGCACAAAATATTTATATGATGGATATTCGCCTGTTGGCGGCTCTCAGCCAATAGTTGATGTTTTGGTTAGAGCAACACAAAAAATGGGTGGTGAGTTACGCACCAATGCAATGGTTAAACATATCATCGTAGAAAACGGTGAGGCTAAAGGCGTTGAAATTGAGGGCGGTGACAAAATATTTGCCAAAAAGGGTGTGATCTCAAATGCCGACGCATTACTTACCTATGAAAAAATGATTGGTTATGACCATTTACCCGATGACATTATAAAAAACATTAAAAAGTGGAAAAACATTGTACCTTCATTATCATACTATATACTTAATTGCGGAGTCGATATTGATGTAAAAGAAACCTATGGTATGAAAGGTGACCTTACCATTTATTATCCGGAAAATAATATTATGGAAGGCCTTAAAAAGATAGACATGGGAAAACTAGATGATGATTTTTGGCTCTGGATGGTATTTCCCACAAACAATGATAAAACATTAGCACCTCCAGGTCATTCTGTAGCGATTTTCTCTATTCTAGTTCCTTATGATATTGCTAATCATAGTGAAGTATCTGAAGAGTATGATTTTGATGGTTTCCGACCCAAAGGCAGCAAAGGCGAAAAGTATTACGCTTTTAAAGAGGAACTAATAGAAAAAATTCTAAAGCGTGCTGATGAGGTATATCCAGGAATATCGTCTCATATAACCTATAAAGATTTTATTACACCACAAACTATTGAACATCTTACCTTAAATCATAAAGGCTCAACTCTTGGTTTTAAAGTAATCCCAGAATTAGAAAAAACAGCCATGAAAGGTTTTGATATGAATATTGGATGTAAAATTAAATCATCTATCAATAAGTTATACATGGCAAGTGGCTGGGCTGAAACCGGATTTAGTGCCCCAGGGGTAATTGCTGCAGGACGTGAAGCTGCTTTTGATATACTTGGGAAACGTGGTAAATCAATTATAATTGATCATAACCACAGGATGAATAGATTAACTAAGAAATAA
- the fabG gene encoding 3-oxoacyl-ACP reductase FabG has product MPKNNLIALVTGGSRGIGKAISLALSRKGITVCINYSSNEEEANKTITEIESEGGIAIGLKGSVSEVNDIKKIVKEIISRYGKIDICVNNAGITRDKLFLMMQEADWKDVIAVNLIGTIIVIKEVSKYMIPAGSGRIVNISSIGGIIGTPGQANYAASKAGVIGLTKSLAKEFAPYNITVNSIAAGYVDTDMISKMGQSRLDRIIETIPLKRFARPEEIAASVLHLVGENGGYITGQTLNIDGGITSI; this is encoded by the coding sequence ATGCCTAAAAATAATCTTATAGCACTTGTTACCGGTGGCTCCAGAGGTATTGGGAAAGCAATAAGCTTGGCTTTGTCACGTAAGGGGATCACTGTTTGCATCAATTATTCATCAAATGAAGAAGAGGCAAATAAAACAATTACGGAAATTGAATCAGAAGGTGGCATAGCCATTGGATTAAAAGGATCTGTATCTGAAGTTAATGATATTAAAAAAATTGTAAAGGAAATAATTTCTAGGTATGGAAAAATTGATATCTGTGTGAATAATGCAGGCATTACGAGAGATAAGTTGTTTTTAATGATGCAAGAAGCAGATTGGAAAGATGTTATTGCTGTTAATCTAATAGGAACAATAATAGTGATTAAGGAGGTTTCAAAATATATGATTCCTGCTGGTAGTGGTAGAATTGTTAATATTAGTTCAATAGGAGGAATTATTGGAACCCCCGGTCAAGCTAATTATGCTGCATCCAAAGCTGGTGTTATTGGGTTAACTAAATCTTTGGCAAAAGAATTTGCACCTTACAATATTACCGTCAATTCAATTGCCGCAGGATATGTTGATACAGATATGATTTCAAAAATGGGGCAGAGCAGACTCGATAGAATAATCGAAACCATTCCATTAAAACGCTTTGCCAGACCTGAAGAGATAGCAGCAAGTGTTTTGCACTTGGTTGGAGAAAATGGTGGATATATTACAGGTCAAACATTAAATATAGATGGTGGTATCACCTCCATTTAA
- a CDS encoding B12-binding domain-containing radical SAM protein, translating to MNLLLVCPSVHKDNTKRIKPFWLPPLNLAIIAGLTPSNWDITLVDENVEDVDFTKHYDLVGISSMTANSRRAYEIADTFRRNKIPVVFGGSHASVCSEEVGEHADCVVIGEAEPVWNNLLNDLANNSLKKIYKADLKVSTNTFGKPRRELYNKENYLSINTIQTSKGCPYKCSFCSIASRFEGKYGMKPLADVISEVEELADKSMPIFFVDDNFLVNRTRSKKLLTELKRLKITWWSQADITIMNDPDMLDLMRESGCIKVVVGFESISVGSIEAINKNQNKIEDYVNFVKTLRNHGILVNSSFAFGTDYDNENVFIDTFNFLKDNEIIFATFNILTPLPGTQLFLQLKNENRLTDLNWDNYDMGHTVFQTKNINEQKVKEGYDWICHEFYSFQEISKRVSTLRNSPFEYDQRLIMGWNLGYKRLLDTFGVFM from the coding sequence ATGAATCTATTACTTGTTTGTCCCAGTGTTCACAAAGACAATACTAAACGTATAAAACCTTTTTGGTTACCACCTTTGAATTTGGCTATAATAGCCGGTTTGACTCCAAGTAATTGGGATATAACACTTGTTGACGAGAATGTTGAAGATGTTGATTTTACAAAACACTACGATCTTGTTGGAATCAGTTCCATGACAGCTAATTCTCGACGGGCATATGAAATAGCAGATACATTCAGAAGGAACAAGATTCCCGTAGTATTTGGAGGTTCTCATGCAAGTGTTTGTTCAGAGGAGGTCGGTGAGCATGCTGATTGTGTCGTTATTGGTGAAGCAGAACCTGTTTGGAATAATCTCTTGAATGATCTGGCAAATAATAGTTTGAAAAAAATATACAAAGCAGATTTAAAAGTAAGTACGAATACTTTTGGCAAACCAAGAAGGGAACTTTACAACAAAGAAAACTACTTAAGTATTAACACAATACAAACGTCAAAAGGTTGTCCGTATAAATGTTCTTTCTGCAGTATTGCTTCTCGATTTGAGGGAAAATATGGAATGAAACCTTTAGCTGATGTAATAAGTGAAGTTGAAGAATTAGCTGATAAAAGCATGCCCATTTTCTTTGTTGATGATAATTTCTTGGTGAATAGAACAAGAAGCAAAAAACTATTAACAGAATTAAAAAGACTAAAAATAACATGGTGGAGTCAGGCTGATATTACAATAATGAATGATCCTGATATGCTTGATTTAATGAGAGAAAGCGGTTGTATAAAGGTTGTAGTAGGATTTGAAAGCATATCAGTTGGTAGTATTGAAGCTATAAATAAAAATCAAAACAAAATAGAGGATTATGTTAATTTCGTAAAAACCCTACGCAATCATGGAATTCTAGTTAATTCAAGTTTTGCTTTTGGTACTGATTATGATAATGAAAATGTATTTATAGATACTTTTAACTTCCTGAAGGATAACGAGATAATTTTTGCAACATTTAATATTCTTACTCCTTTGCCAGGAACCCAACTATTTCTTCAATTAAAAAATGAAAATCGATTGACAGATTTAAACTGGGATAATTATGATATGGGTCATACAGTGTTTCAAACGAAAAACATAAACGAACAAAAAGTTAAAGAAGGCTACGATTGGATTTGTCACGAATTCTATAGTTTTCAAGAAATAAGTAAACGTGTATCAACTTTGAGAAATAGCCCTTTTGAATATGACCAAAGATTAATCATGGGTTGGAATTTAGGCTATAAAAGACTTCTTGACACATTCGGGGTATTTATGTAA